A region of Sphingobium baderi DNA encodes the following proteins:
- a CDS encoding retroviral-like aspartic protease family protein, translating to MRDMRRLLPMVAMLWTLCPPLAAQETPSLDPAVPPALVRTGPPAEDRVTIPIHIGGKGPWNFIIDTGSQRTVISRELADRLALPVRDPVTVLSMTDRLQTGTVALSTLGFGDSQVRDIEAPVLDGAHLGAPGLLGLDSLQSKRLLLDFRRGRMEISESKSRYARDPDTIVVEARRKNGQLILLDSDVNGMAVNIVLDTGTNFSVGNMALMNKLIRKKRAPQLEQATLTSVTGGTLVGQVGKIREVHLGRVTLRDLPVLFADATPFAELGLADRPALLLGINALKGFDRVAIDFGRGRVDFLLPDMGWLEKSRFAAAAG from the coding sequence ATGAGGGATATGCGCCGCCTCCTTCCCATGGTGGCAATGCTGTGGACGCTGTGCCCGCCTTTGGCCGCGCAGGAAACGCCCTCGCTTGATCCCGCCGTTCCGCCCGCTTTGGTCCGCACCGGCCCGCCCGCCGAGGATCGCGTCACCATTCCCATTCATATCGGCGGCAAGGGGCCGTGGAACTTCATTATCGACACAGGATCGCAGCGCACGGTGATTTCGCGCGAGCTGGCCGACCGGCTGGCGCTTCCCGTGCGCGATCCCGTCACGGTGCTCAGCATGACCGACCGGCTGCAAACCGGCACGGTGGCGCTGTCGACCCTGGGCTTCGGCGATTCGCAAGTGCGCGATATAGAGGCGCCGGTGCTCGACGGCGCGCATCTGGGCGCGCCGGGGTTGCTGGGTCTCGACAGCCTGCAATCCAAACGGCTGCTGCTCGATTTCCGGAGGGGGCGGATGGAGATTAGCGAAAGCAAAAGCCGCTATGCCCGCGATCCCGACACCATCGTCGTCGAAGCGCGGCGGAAGAATGGACAGCTTATCCTGCTCGATTCCGACGTGAATGGGATGGCGGTGAACATCGTGCTCGACACCGGCACTAATTTCAGCGTCGGCAATATGGCGCTGATGAACAAGCTGATCCGCAAGAAACGCGCGCCGCAGCTGGAACAGGCGACGCTCACCAGCGTCACCGGCGGCACGCTGGTCGGTCAGGTGGGCAAGATCCGCGAGGTGCATCTGGGCCGCGTCACGCTGCGCGATCTGCCGGTGCTGTTCGCGGACGCCACGCCCTTTGCCGAACTGGGGCTGGCGGACAGGCCCGCGCTGCTGCTGGGCATCAACGCGCTCAAGGGGTTCGACCGGGTTGCGATAGATTTC